The stretch of DNA AGCCGATATAAGTTTTGTAAAAATAGTAGATTTTGAAAAGAGTTCAATGATAACCTTTTTAAATATAACAGTTATGGGAGTATATTTAAAGTGTGGTTAAAATCTACTTTATAAATTTTCAGATAGAATGTGAGAAAGTATTTTTGGAGAACATTTTGACCTTAGAGAGTGAAATATTAGATGTTAACAGTTTTAAACTTGAATCTTCAAGGGAGATCCAGAGCGTCATCAGAGATCTTGAGAAATTAAATAAAGATAATGTTCTTATTCATATTATCTCTTTTATCCACAATACGGTTCTTGTTCAGAGCCTCAAAAACGAGCTTGCTAAGATACTTCCAAATGCCAAGATAGTTCTCCTAAAACATGAGGATAAGGCAAAAACACAACTCACTATCTATTCGCTAAAAAAAGAGATAGATCCGCAAAATCTGAGTGATGAAATAGCCAAAGAGCTCTATACTAGAGCAGTAGAAGAGTCGAGCAGCGTAAAAGAGTACAGAAACAAACTCTTTAGCAGATACTTTACAGACCATCTCACAAATCTTCCAAATACATACAAATTAAGAAACGATCTTGATGAGTTCAAGGAGTTTTCTCTAGTCGTTTTTAACATAGACAACTTTCAGATGATAAACAATTTTTACGGATATATAGTAGGTGACTACGTCATTGAGAAGGTCGGAAAATTTCTTAAGGAGAATATTCCGCAGCATCATATATATAAGCTCTCCGGAGATGAGTTTGCTTTTATTATTGATAGAGAGATAGGATTTTACGAGCTTAAAGATTATCTCGAAGAGCTTTATGAGAAGATGAAAAATATCATCATAGAGTATCAAGATATTAATATTTACGTTGATTTCACTCTTGCATCTTCGGCGAACAGAGATAGCAAAAATATATTTTCTAAGGTATCTATGGCGCTTAAATATGCAAAAGAGATAGGCGCAAAATATTGGATATATGAAGATAGAATGAATTTTGAAAATGAGTATGAGAGAAACCTAAAGCTCTCTGGAATCGTAAGAGATGCTGTTGAAAATCTTAGAGTTCTTCCATATTTTCAAGCCATCGTAGATACGAAAACGTTGGAGATCAAGAAGTATGAGTGTCTGGCAAGACTTATTGACAAAAATGGAAAAATTCTCTCACCCGCTCTTTTTATTCCCGTTGCAAAAAAGATAAAAGTTTACAACATCGTAACAAAAGCGATAATTGACAAATCGTTTGAAACGTTCGAGAACAGCGAATTTGAGTTTAGCATCAACCTCTCCATTGAGGATATTATGAGCAGTGAAATATTCAATTTCATTATCCAAAAATTAAAAAATTCAAAAGCGTCCAGAAGGGTGATATTCGAGCTTCTTGAGTCAGATGCCGTTGAAGACTTTAAAAAAGTAGACCGCTTTATAAGCGAAGTTAAAAGATATGGAGCTAGAATAGCAATAGACGATTTCGGAAGCGGATATTCAAATTTCGGATATTTGACAAGAATGAACGCCGATTTTATTAAGATCGACGGCTCTTTGGTACAAGATATAGATGTGGATAGAAACGCTCTTTTTATTGTCGAGACTATCGTAGAATTTGCGAAAAAACTCGGGATCCAAACTATTGCTGAGTATGTACACTCAAGTGTAATAATGGACATAGTGAAAAAACTCGGAGTAGATTACTCTCAGGGTTATTATATTGATGAACCTTCCATAGGATTGCTAAAGAAGGATAACTAAGCCTATACTAAATAGTAGGCTCTACAAAAAAATAAGATTACACACAAAGGATTAGAATGTTAAACAACATCTCGATTAAATTAAAGATGGCACTTATGATTGTGGTGCCGGTGTTAGTGATACTTTTGTGGCTTACAACAGAGAGTTATAATAGTTATAAAGAGGTAAAAGCTTTAGAGAAGATCAGCGAGATGGTTCTCTTTAGTCAAAAAAGCAGCTCTCTTGTTCACAATCTTCAAAAGGAGAGAGGCGCATCTGCCGGGTTTATAAGCTCAGAGGGTGCAAAGTTTTCATCTGAGCTCATTTCCATTAGAAAAGATACGGATGCGACTCTTTTGGAGTTGAAAAGGTTCTACTCTCTAATCCCCTTGGATGAGTACTCTGCTAGTATGCGCTCAAAGATGCAAAAAGCGGTCGATGCACTCTCAAAGATCGGCGAGATCAGAAAAAGTGTTGACACACTTAGCGTTGCGGTTGCTGTTCCTGTAAGTTATTACACTTCACTAAACTCAGCGTTTATATCCTCAATAGAGGAGATCATTAAGATGAGCGACAACGCTCAGACAAACAATGAGATAAATGCTTTTGTAAACTTTCTCTCGGCAAAAGAGAGAGCCGGCATAGAGAGAGCGGTTCTTTCATCAACTTTTAGTCGGGACAGCTTTGCTCCCGGATTTCACGATAAATTTATAGCACTTTTGAGTGAGCAGAACAGTTTTACTCAGAAGTTTCTCTTTTTTGCATCGCCTAAGCTTAAAGAGTTTTATGATAAAAAAATGAGTGCAGATGCGGTAAATAAAGTACAAGAGATGAGAGAAATCGCTC from Sulfurimonas crateris encodes:
- a CDS encoding EAL domain-containing protein; translation: MVKIYFINFQIECEKVFLENILTLESEILDVNSFKLESSREIQSVIRDLEKLNKDNVLIHIISFIHNTVLVQSLKNELAKILPNAKIVLLKHEDKAKTQLTIYSLKKEIDPQNLSDEIAKELYTRAVEESSSVKEYRNKLFSRYFTDHLTNLPNTYKLRNDLDEFKEFSLVVFNIDNFQMINNFYGYIVGDYVIEKVGKFLKENIPQHHIYKLSGDEFAFIIDREIGFYELKDYLEELYEKMKNIIIEYQDINIYVDFTLASSANRDSKNIFSKVSMALKYAKEIGAKYWIYEDRMNFENEYERNLKLSGIVRDAVENLRVLPYFQAIVDTKTLEIKKYECLARLIDKNGKILSPALFIPVAKKIKVYNIVTKAIIDKSFETFENSEFEFSINLSIEDIMSSEIFNFIIQKLKNSKASRRVIFELLESDAVEDFKKVDRFISEVKRYGARIAIDDFGSGYSNFGYLTRMNADFIKIDGSLVQDIDVDRNALFIVETIVEFAKKLGIQTIAEYVHSSVIMDIVKKLGVDYSQGYYIDEPSIGLLKKDN